aaaatgccataattctgcactagatatgaaaaaagagatgaaacatggtaattggattggtttattgacgtaaaataggtgtgacacctaccatattaagtagaagaaaatgaaaaagttctgcagggcgaaatcaaaagcccttggaatcttggcaggaatactgttcgtggtatgtcatatataaataaattagcggtacccgacagaagatgttctgggtcaccctgatacacattttggtcgatatctcgaaaacgccttcacatatataactaagggctactcccttttaaaactcgcattaatacttttaatttgatacccatatcgtacaaacacattctagagtcacctctggtccacccttattgcgatatcttgaaaagccgtccacctatagaactaaggcacactacgttttaaataatcattaacacctttcatttgatacacatgtcatacaaacacattctagggttaccgtAGGTagattttgctaaatggtgattttcccttattttatctccaaagctctcagctgagtatgtaatgttcggtttcacccgaacttagccttccttacttgttttttattatttcgttAATCTCAATTGTAACCTACTGCATAAGTCCCATTTACatctaaacaaattaatttttctcCTGTAGTATGCATTGTTCCTATCTTTGCTATTGATGTTTGAAATCAGCCTAGGCATATTAACTTTTGTGCTAAAAGACAAAGGATGGGTTAGTAAAGCATACAATTAGTTTTCAGTTTTGCCGTTGTAAATTTAAGCTTTATATTAGATAAAAGATCAAGCAACGGAGGGATTGCGTGCCTTCATAATACACTATCGCGAAGACCCAGACCAACAAAATCTCATCGATTGGATACAAGAAGATTGGCTGCAGTGTTGTGGTATTGATGGACCTAAGGATTGGGATAGCAATAACTATTTTAATTGTTCATCAAGTGCCATAGGCAGTCGAGAGGCTTGTGGTGTGCCGTTTTCATGCTGCCGTCGCCGGCCCATTGAgctaataaaaaacaaacaatgtgGCTATGATGTGCGCAAAGAAGGATATGTAAGTTATGTTGCAGATATATCTCTTTATAAATCATGGTCTAtgctatttttatataaaatcatATCTTAAATGCTGCGTATATACTAATTACTGGAAATGCTACTTTAAATTATttgaatataaaaacacattaacATTGCACAAAAAAATGAACGGTTTCAACATAAGCCGGTGGATCGACATATTTATGAGCGGGGATGCTTGCGTGCGGGTGAAGACTGGCTGGAGTCACACATGATTAGCGTAGCATCATCCTGCGTTTGCATACTAATAGTGCAGGTCTTGTTGTATGAATGCTCACACAACATGTATAACGTGTTATATTACATTATAGTTTTTAatagtttctttattttttattagttaaaaattgtattattttatctatattttattttaaaatagttGTATATTTGTGTTGTCCTAGAATTATGAGATATCTAAAATCATTTACGAAAAAGGCTGTGTTCAAGCAGGCGAAGAATGGATGGAGCATAATTTGATTATAATTTCAACCAGCCTTATTATACTTATTTTCGTTCaggtttgttttaaaatttttttgattattttttcaaacgtttttatttatttatttattttcaatactTAGTTGTGTACAGTTCGCATACCAGAAGATTGACATGACATATACCAATTGAGATACTtggaataaaaaaattgctcGATTGAAACAAACCCGTCCGTCTGCACTAGAACTtcaccaaaaaattatttatcgtaaaaatttaaaaactaaaattaatcaGTCAGTTTATCGGAATTGGAAtcggccatcaatgcactttgaaAGTTTCTTTTCATAACTCATTTTCGCCAATCGAGTGTTATTATCTCATTAGATGAGGATATTTGTAGCTATATAATTTTTCCTTTAAGCTTTTGCTTTAATGGAATTCATATGCTGTTTTCCGTAGAATGAAATATTTAAtgttatgttggttttattggtctgtaaataattaattattaagtTTATACAGTATGTATGTCGATATCTTCTAAATCAATCAGCAGACAAATTAGTTGTACACACTTCCATAAGCGCTTTGtgtttttctattaatttttctaCCTATGGGCTTCCGTTATACATTCAATTCAAAACATTCGGAGCCGAAGTCGGAAGTTCCAACATATCGATAACGGAATCGAAACTCTGCTACATCccttgtataaataaataaagggtgtctccgctgttgttgttgtagcgataagggcactccccgaaggccttgcagagtgttattgatgttgatggtcatttgccggatgcagatccggtactttccggtaccaagcccgaccatctcggaaacgattttttatgaccacatgcgaccctCCAGGCCTTACCGCCCTCCCACACTCtaaatccatgaggagttcgggatcGCCAGAGTCTCGGCTTTTAATGAAAGAGAatttgccacggataggtgaggttgacaatcgggtttggagaagctatatattgagctggaaacctgaaagggttgcgctacacaaccccttgaatctatttggtatttttatcttctcttaccacaggcatacctacagcgggtatattctaaccccctaacccactgggggtgATGTCTTCGTCTCACAACTGAGTATATTATGTTCGGCCAAACTCGAACTTAGATTTTCATACCTGCCCTATTAATCATTGTACATATCTAATTACAGATACTCGGCATATGTTTCACTCAAAATCTGCGTGCAGACATCAATGCTCAAAAATCTAAATGGCACTGACAAATACCTTCATCAGCG
The DNA window shown above is from Eurosta solidaginis isolate ZX-2024a chromosome 2, ASM4086904v1, whole genome shotgun sequence and carries:
- the Tsp26A gene encoding tetraspanin-5 isoform X1, with protein sequence MKSIYSHIHIHMCLLSKQPTYRTTILKYIFTYKVVKMPSVRKYRRETSEISCCLKYLLFSSNVVIWAAGLCVLAVGIWAWNEKDVFSNLAKLTFIALDPAFVLICTGTITFIIGFTGSVGALRENTCLLSLYALFLSLLLMFEISLGILTFVLKDKGWIKDQATEGLRAFIIHYREDPDQQNLIDWIQEDWLQCCGIDGPKDWDSNNYFNCSSSAIGSREACGVPFSCCRRRPIELIKNKQCGYDVRKEGYNYEISKIIYEKGCVQAGEEWMEHNLIIISTSLIILIFVQILGICFTQNLRADINAQKSKWH
- the Tsp26A gene encoding tetraspanin-5 isoform X2 yields the protein MKSIYSHIHIHMCLLSKQPTYRTTILKYIFTYKVVKMPSVRKYRRETSEISCCLKYLLFSSNVVIWAAGLCVLAVGIWAWNEKDVFSNLAKLTFIALDPAFVLICTGTITFIIGFTGSVGALRENTCLLSLYALFLSLLLMFEISLGILTFVLKDKGWIKDQATEGLRAFIIHYREDPDQQNLIDWIQEDWLQCCGIDGPKDWDSNNYFNCSSSAIGSREACGVPFSCCRRRPIELIKNKQCGYDVRKEGYILGICFTQNLRADINAQKSKWH
- the Tsp26A gene encoding tetraspanin-5 isoform X3 yields the protein MKSIYSHIHIHMCLLSKQPTYRTTILKYIFTYKVVKMPSVRKYRRETSEISCCLKYLLFSSNVVIWAAGLCVLAVGIWAWNEKDVFSNLAKLTFIALDPAFVLICTGTITFIIGFTGSVGALRENTCLLSLYALFLSLLLMFEISLGILTFVLKDKGWIKDQATEGLRAFIIHYREDPDQQNLIDWIQEDWLQCCGIDGPKDWDSNNYFNCSSSAIGSREACGVPFSCCRRRPIELIKNKQCGYDVRKEGYPVDRHIYERGCLRAGEDWLESHMISVASSCVCILIVQNYEISKIIYEKGCVQAGEEWMEHNLIIISTSLIILIFVQILGICFTQNLRADINAQKSKWH